A genome region from Plasmodium vivax chromosome 11, whole genome shotgun sequence includes the following:
- a CDS encoding hypothetical protein, conserved (encoded by transcript PVX_114650A) translates to MGGFGSKNMEYYNYASMKLLERDKYTNEKEEEEDDQYCKETDIREAVKKAREIRNCNYKESMDLYIKALKMLKKLKENNSRIYRNVLEFEIRPQEIASSAPLNTSLEKNIHMKKEGETNYTCAPPNDNQAISLNNKIASLYNEIADLCCIHDFIEKSLFYYDKACSYNPSKIDYIYKKGVLFQQMNDTERAINTFKIILSAEPNHIPTLFSLGNLYRYIDNHIALSYFEAILKIEPNNTEVLSLIASCYDNLGKLNEAISYQNKAVQIDPDNFNHKKFAQRLIEMKSQN, encoded by the coding sequence ATGGGAGGATTtggaagcaaaaatatggAATATTACAACTACGCCAGTATGAAGCTTCTGGAAAGAGACAAATAcacaaatgaaaaggaagaggaagaggacgacCAATACTGCAAGGAAACTGACATCCGAGAAGCAGTCAAAAAAGCGAGAGAAATACGAAACTGTAACTACAAAGAGTCGATggatttatatataaaagcgttgaaaatgctaaaaaagttaaaagaaaataactcCAGAATATATAGAAATGTCCTCGAATTTGAAATAAGGCCACAAGAAATAGCTAGCAGTGCGCCGTTAAACACtagtttggaaaaaaatatccacaTGAAAAAAGAGGGCGAAACAAATTACACGTGTGCTCCACCGAATGATAATCAAGCCATCTCgctaaataataaaattgcatCGCTGTACAACGAAATTGCAGACCTTTGTTGCATTCACgattttatagaaaaatcCCTCTTTTATTATGATAAGGCTTGTTCGTATAACCCTTCCAAAATCGATTACATATACAAGAAAGGGGTTTTATTTCAACAAATGAATGACACGGAGAGGGCCATTAACACCTTCAAAATTATTCTGTCTGCGGAGCCGAACCATATTCCGACGTTATTTTCGCTGGGTAATTTGTACAGATATATAGATAACCACATTGCCCTTTCCTACTTTGAGGCCATCCTGAAAATCGAGCCAAATAACACCGAAGTGTTATCCCTCATTGCGTCCTGCTATGATAACTTGGGGAAACTGAATGAGGCCATTTCGTATCAGAATAAGGCCGTCCAGATCGACCCCGACAATTTCAACCACAAGAAGTTTGCCCAGAGGCTCATCGAAATGAAGTCCCAGAATTGA
- a CDS encoding DEAD/DEAH box ATP-dependent RNA helicase, putative (encoded by transcript PVX_114645A) — protein sequence MEEEKTKTEPSDPTNNDDAVITSNDNGKKDEHENVVKQNEKVKKRGEKRKLNSSERQNGSHNGAEDHLISTDELEHGDSVDGGSKEHKDGSGESASDGAEASSNGCDEQEGADGGSDADAASGANHNVEGNPPSKVETKETFYSQTKFEDLDICEALKKGLKELNFVTLTEIQAKCIPHFLNGKDILGAAKTGSGKTLAFLVPSINILYNIKFLPKNGTGVLIISPTRELCLQIYQVCKDLCKYIPQTNGIIIGGMSRNEEKKKFIHGINILIATPGRLLDHMQNTKEFIYKNLISLIIDEADRLLQIGFEEEINLIVKRLPKKRQTALFSATQTTKVENLIRLSLQKPIFIEVTTKIATVERLQQGYALVDEDKRFLLLFTFLKRNISKKIMVFFNNCMSVQFYNDLLNYIDIPTFCIHGKKKQNKRLKSFSEFSAAQSAILLCTNVAARGLDIPNVNYIIQYDPPDDSKEYIHRVGRTCRGKDSSGSAIIFLMKHELKFLNYLKFYNIPINQFAYDPSKLINVQSHIESIVTKNFHLHKMAREAFKSYLNGYITYALKDVFDVNNLNLLLTSKNFGLEAPPKVDLNLKLNVKKRKFK from the exons atggaggaggaaaaaaccaAAACAGAACCGAGTGACCCTACTAATAATGATGATGCAGTAATTACCAGTAACGACAACGGGAAGAAGGACGAACACGAAAATGTggtaaagcaaaatgaaaaagtgaagaaaaggggagagaaaagaaaattgaaCTCAAGCGAGCGTCAAAATGGAAGTCACAATGGTGCAGAGGATCATCTCATTTCCACGGACGAGTTGGAGCATGGCGATAGTGTCGACGGGGGGTCCAAGGAGCACAAAGACGGTTCGGGAGAATCTGCGTCGGATGGCGCGGAAGCGAGCTCTAATGGGTGTGATGAGCAGGAAGGTGCTGACGGAGGTTCAGACGCAGATGCCGCCTCAGGTGCCAACCACAACGTtgaggggaaccccccctccAAGGTCGAAACGAAAGAAACGTTCTACAGCCAAACCAAGTTCGAAGACTTAGACATATGCGAGGCGCTAAAAAAGGGATTGAAGGAGCTGAATTTTGTAACGCTCACAGAAATTCAAGCCAAATGCATTCCGCATTTTTTAAACGGAAAAGATATTCTTGGAGCAGCCAAAACAGGGTCAGGCAAAACGCTAGCATTTCTAGTGCCCtccataaatattttatataatataaaatttttaccgAAAAATGGCACAGGAGTTTTAATAATATCGCCCACCAGAGAATTGTGCCTTCAAATTTATCAAGTATGTAAAGATCTGTGTAAATATATCCCCCAGACGAATGGAATAATCATTGGTGGGATGAgtcgaaatgaagaaaaaaaaaaatttattcatgGCATAAACATACTAATTGCAACCCCGGGCAGACTGCTCGACCATATGCAGAACACGAAAgaatttatttacaaaaatttgatcTCGCTCATTATAGACGAAGCCGACAGGTTGCTTCAAATTGGTTTTGAGGaggaaattaatttaattgtGAAAAGGTTACCCAAGAAAAGACAAACGGCCCTATTTTCAGCTACACAGACAACCAAAGTTGAAAATCTGATAAGGCTTTCTCTGCAGAAGCCTATATTTATAGAAGTAACGACGAAGATTGCCACAGTGGAAAGGCTGCAACAGGGATATGCCTTAGTTGATGAAGATAAAAGATTTCTCCTtctatttacatttttaaaaagaaatatttcaaaaaaaattatggttTTCTTTAACAATTGCATGTCCGTTCAGTTTTACAACGAtttgttaaattatattgaCATTCCCACCTTTTGTATTcatgggaagaagaaacagaaCAAACGACTTAAAAGTTTCAGCGAGTTTTCCGCTGCCCAAAGTGCTATTCTGCTTTGCACAAATGTGGCAGCCAGAGGGCTGGACATCCCGAATGTTAATTACATTATTCAGTATGACCCCCCAGATGACTCCAAGGAATATATCCATCGAGTAGGGAGAACGTGCAGAGGGAAAGATTCAAGTGGATCAGCTATCATATTTCTGATGAAGCacgaattaaaatttttaaactatTTAAAGTTTTATAACATCCCAATTAATCAGTTTGCCTATGACCCAAGTAAATTAATAAACGTCCAGTCACACATAGAGTCCATCGTCACTAAAAACTTCCACTTGCACAAGATGGCTCGGGAGGCCTTCAAGTCGTATTTGAAT GGGTACATCACCTACGCGCTGAAGGACGTCTTTGACGTGAACAACCTGAATTTGCTGCTGACTTCGAAGAACTTCGGGCTGGAGGCCCCACCAAAAGTtgatttaaatttaaaactgaatgttaaaaagaggaagtttaagtag
- a CDS encoding hypothetical protein, conserved (encoded by transcript PVX_114640A) — translation MNLSRNILSKLKKKKKKKKDNALLNEELNNIEEKWIRADNEVTEETATSAKREELLEFIQNQDEFKNIKKLSSDESEKCEKKKKTRIIKNDKDLLKELQKQIDEKKLQKEKLNKDNMKREEIETLYLTEIEKKQKEEERNIILKNKESALIIKNQIQENFLRKQEEERMKIIEGKLMQKQFEKNKVEELEKKKEKVEEQRVLYSYILESNKKHIEALSEQKKEEERKDAEYVKYQEEKATREKEYEDKVKREKEEKEKEIHEIRMKQKKNVELQAHFDETQALKWQKEAKRKEEQKRLLEEEKKKKKIEELKSARLVAMELKKKKKQELIEEGQVEAENSKKIFQLHEKEKLQNAEREKLKKKNYYESLTKLVNLKKKQTNNKTGKK, via the exons atGAACCTCAGTCGAAACATTTTGtctaaattaaaaaaaaagaaaaagaaaaaaaaggacaatgCGTTGCTAAATGAAGAACTGAATAACATTGAGGAG AAATGGATCAGAGCGGATAACGAAGTAACGGAAGAAACGGCGACGTCGGCCAAAagagaa GAACTTTTagaatttattcaaaatcaggatgaatttaaaaacataaagaAGTTGTCTTCTGACGAAAGTGAA aaatgtgaaaagaagaaaaaaacgagaattataaaaaacgaTAAAGACCTGCTAAAAGAGTTGCAAAAACAGATTGACGAGAAAAA ACTGCAAAAAGAGAAGCTGAACAAGGATAACATGAAGAGGGAAGAAATTGAAACTTTGTACTTGacagaaattgaaaaaaagcaaaaggaggaagaaagaaatatcattttgaagaacaaGGAAAGCGCactgataataaaaaatcaaattcaGGAAAATTtc CTGAGGAAGCAGGAGGAAGAGCGAATGAAAATAATCGAGGGGAAACTCATGCAAAAGcagtttgaaaaaaacaaagtcgAAGAActggagaagaaaaaagaaaaagtggaagagcAACGCGTCCTCTACAGTTACATCCTTGAGAGCAACAAAAAGCACATTGAAG CCCTGAGCgagcagaagaaggaggaggagaggaaagatgccga ATACGTCAAGTACCAGGAGGAAAAGGCAACGCGAGAAAAGGAATACGAAGACAAAGTCAAgcgagaaaaagaagaaaaagaaaaagaaatccaCGAAATACGaatgaagcagaaaaaaaatgtcgaaCTACAAGCGCACTTTGACGAAACACAAGCCTTGAA GTGGCAAAAGGAAGCCAAACggaaggaggagcaaaaaagacttttggaggaagagaaaaagaaaaaaaaaatagaggaaTTAAAAAGCGCCAGATTGGTTGCAATG gagctgaagaagaagaaaaagcaggAGCTAATAGAGGAAGGCCAAGTGGAGGCCgaaaattccaaaaaaatattccaacTCCAT gaaaaggaaaaattgcagaacgcagaaagggagaaattgaagaaaaaaaattattatgagAGTTTAACCAAGCTggttaatttaaaaaaaaaacaaacaaacaataAAACGGGTAAAAAGTAG
- a CDS encoding hypothetical protein, conserved (encoded by transcript PVX_114635A), whose protein sequence is MSCTTLYGYELASQIDQLVIRKIASEKTQIGGNKNWPQGKTLFIIYSKNIATYSYLHILLKKSLFLSADVTFVLVRVHNSCSEKRLINLIKKINARGKNTWVIILSPLSRHINKCYISSFIDEEKDVDRSNCSPIWKLLSRGSSGTCGGDGHNDGCMTVVQPTPLADASPYLFTQSCEAFLQFIFCILHLRMVKKGEYIWRNAIANAPMWRGKAVEADTGKCSDATEGDYPSRDNTLRSNRCRDVKQISNGSTEIHNYLRSSAKYNLPCCVHAVLLFLKHYHIQVKGKNVLILSSNISIFLSLFASFLRSEVSTTVYNPLQGEVLCRYDAKGKRCYLRRGNLGKLHIRKEGDFERKCRMFSHSYVSTSKGHTEITHQDLSTLRKNMGRRIVKQADVIIIAIGCPHLLKKRNIKEGAIILDLGINLVPPRGRHMERMGAPFCGSSIGNEKVEMKKGPPTVEEGNSPCRRELFPCRKFPNGVNSPMLQNRKGLVKHIRLTPPRIGKTATCENFFGEESTGVIREGTSPSESSNDSPISPPSGGIKRARNKCHKIIPLKSRMSKIKFANGLAKCLRHYEIVGDAHANCKQKCALLSSVPGGLGPITTSMLFYNLYFS, encoded by the coding sequence ATGAGTTGTACCACTCTGTACGGGTACGAGCTGGCTAGCCAAATTGACCAGTTGGTGATTCGAAAAATTGCAAGTGAGAAGACTCAAAttgggggaaataaaaactggCCACAGGGAAAAACGCTATTTATCATTTACTCGAAGAACATAGCAACGTATTCATACCTGCACATTCTCCTAAAAAAGAGTTTGTTCCTAAGTGCAGATGTTACGTTTGTACTGGTCCGAGTCCACAACAGCTGCAGTGAAAAGAGGTTAatcaatttaataaaaaaaataaatgcacgAGGAAAGAACACCTGGGTTATAATTCTCTCTCCGTTGTCTCGTCACATAAACAAGTGCTACATTTCTAGTTTCATTGACGAAGAGAAGGATGTGGATCGGTCTAACTGCTCGCCCATTTGGAAGTTACTCTCCCGTGGTAGTAGCGGTACTTGTGGGGGAGATGGCCATAATGACGGATGCATGACTGTGGTCCAGCCGACCCCCCTTGCAGATGCGTCTCCTTATTTGTTTACACAAAGTTGTGAAGCTTTTCtgcagttcattttttgcattttacaCCTTCGcatggtaaaaaaaggagagtatATCTGGAGGAACGCTATTGCGAATGCGCCCATGTGGAGGGGTAAGGCAGTGGAGGCAGACACGGGAAAATGCAGTGACGCTACGGAGGGGGATTACCCAAGCAGGGATAACACCCTACGTAGTAACCGTTGCAGAGACGTCAAACAGATTAGCAATGGAAGCACAGAAATTCACAACTACCTGAGGAGTAGCGCCAAATACAATCTCCCCTGTTGCGTCCATGctgtcctcctcttcttgaAACATTACCACATTCaagtgaaggggaaaaatgtgcTGATTCTTAGTAGCAACATAAGCATCTTCCTATCCCTgtttgcctcctttttgcgaagTGAAGTTTCGACGACGGTTTATAATCCCCTACAGGGGGAGGTTCTGTGTAGGTACGATGCCAAGGGCAAAAGGTGCTACCTACGCAGGGGTAACCTAGGAAAGCTGCACATCAGAAAGGAGGGCGATTTTGAAAGGAAATGCAGAATGTTCTCCCACTCCTATGTATCTACCAGTAAGGGGCACACAGAAATTACCCACCAAGATTTGTCTACACTAAGGAAGAATATGGGCAGGAGGATTGTCAAACAGGCCgatgttattataatagcAATTGGTTGTCCCCACCTTttgaaaaagagaaatattaAAGAAGGCGCGATTATCTTAGATTTGGGAATCAATTTGGTCCCCCCCCGAGGTAGGCACATGGAAAGAATGGGCGCACCGTTTTGCGGTTCCTCCATCGGGAATGAGAAAGTGGAAATGAAGAAGGGACCTCCAACAGTGGAGGAAGGGAATTCCCCCTGCAGGAGGGAACTCTTCCCCTGCCGGAAATTCCCAAACGGGGTAAACTCCCCAATGTTGCAAAATCGAAAAGGCTTAGTGAAACATATACGGTTAACTCCTCCCCGAATTGGCAAAACCGCCACTTGTGAGAATTTCTTTGGTGAGGAATCCACCGGAGTGATAAGAGAAGGTACTTCCCCATCTGAGTCTTCCAACGATTCTCCTATTTCTCCCCCCAGTGGAGGGATAAAGCGGGCCCGCAACAAATGCCATAAAATCATTCCTCTAAAAAGCCGCATGTCCAAAATTAAATTCGCCAATGGTTTAGCCAAGTGCTTGCGACATTACGAAATTGTTGGGGACGCCCATGCGAACTGCAAGCAGAAGTGCGCGCTCCTTTCGAGTGTGCCCGGGGGGCTGGGCCCCATCACCACATCCATGctgttttataatttgtacTTCAGCTGA
- a CDS encoding hypothetical protein, conserved (encoded by transcript PVX_114630A), protein MKTNEELMRKEEEDISKTIALSLEEYHAAQGKKSEKDDYLPEDENDEMLQEAIRLSIIGCKKSEKQDSVDTNDSYRDIVKKNFDKITYYLCNSHESTKNQNDVIDNKLFWEDIYKNYKNIYIIIRDYMISLNRRNEKMNEESTDSTSSREYYDSDDSSDCSNNSSSLSCCSLEQIKRSYKNINYTTKDYCKWLRKGNRSKCLNDHVYVNYLLKEMKLLEDTTRIHNLVFGVNNYKYSNKLDIKKWCNHSISFYDSKQITFGLRQFLSGPCGLISSVQGYIIIILLFNYKYHFLWDNNYFNILKTNEDFLNFTSGSSAPGVCGNASSQGQVSKARGGSGTSTERDNYDKSRENHSGECSQGRVPPCDEHTAGGTEPATPNEEERTNGASQRIDYQTKRDSTTVGSDKNGEGHPKGGSWGMSSSDERGGGNADRGSDMGSGDGLGGLGGLGDRNSWKTDTQENARKGETSKERAHTKGDDEEDDYDHEFVQLVRDNIKDLKYYSLVESMAYILYQCTDKSYYIIAFLLPECYDFSYYMNRRSSDEDMIRDLKKINIYYKEFSSIKDVIKFYLEHFIIFSSSTGAISFLYSVILTRGMNNIMNDMDDVNHPLIGIYGHCSQELVNLLLTGRACSNVFDNNSIINTFPQVDEDVSGALLFDGGGRRGSNSGSSLGGTFGGIFPGGTTIPPFASPTSDARHSTKSWNGGGGIGGSGGSGITPQLSPGMNKNNIILKGINKRPLIGLLTDFEAFKYCEVGSFYKYPIYPIWVISSSNHYTVLFSLNINNSKCTSEELFLTKLNKVWNKYDKENNKYILSHFIPQFIQDLNLKEEYKNMFDGFVSDLDILLYSEFKAFYLQLKQNDINKLKNSDPPKEKYFYLYDAQETPDKSINYFLLKEVDYDVTHDNHLKFFNTRWPNNTVEILNNVKRPSKHKYAC, encoded by the exons ATGAAAACAAATGAGGAACTTATgcgaaaagaggaagaagataTATCCAAAACGATAGCCTTGTCCCTGGAGGAGTACCACGCCGcgcaggggaagaagagcGAGAAG GATGACTACCTCCCGGAGGATGAAAACGACGAAATGCTACAGGAAGCCATTCGGCTGTCCATCATAGGATGCAAGAAGAGCGAGAAGCAAGACAGCGTAGACACGAACGACTCCTACCGagatattgtaaaaaaaaatttcgacaAAATTACATACTACCTATGTAACAGCCATGAGTCAACcaaaaatcaaaatgatgTAATAGACAATAAGCTATTTTGGGAGgacatttacaaaaattataaaaatatttacattattataaGGGACTATATGATCAGTCTAAATAggaggaatgaaaaaatgaatgaggAATCTACAGATTCTACCTCCAGCAGGGAATACTACGACAGTGATGACTCTAGTGATTGCAGCAACAactcttcttccctttcttgTTGCTCCCTGGAACAGATAAAGAGAagctataaaaatataaactacACTACAAAGGATTATTGTAAGTGGTTGAGAAAAGGAAATAGAAGCAAATGTTTAAATGATCATGtgtatgtaaattatttgttaaaagaaatgaagcTACTTGAAGACACCACGAGGATTCACAACTTAGTGTTCGGtgttaataattataagtaCTCCAATAAATTGGACATTAAAAAATGGTGTAATCAtagcatttcattttatgatAGCAAACAAATAACCTTTGGGCTGAGGCAATTTTTAAGTGGCCCCTGTGGACTCATTTCCAGCGTCCAGGGGTACATCAtcattattttgcttttcaaTTATAAGTACCATTTTTTGTGGGATAATAACTACtttaacattttgaagacCAATGAGGATTTTCTGAATTTCACCAGTGGTAGTAGTGCCCCTGGGGTCTGTGGGAATGCCTCCTCCCAGGGACAAGTCAGCAAGGCGAGAGGAGGGAGTGGTACCAGCACGGAGAGGGATAATTATGATAAGTCAAGGGAGAACCACTCCGGGGAGTGCAGCCAGGGCAGAGTTCCCCCCTGTGATGAACACACAGCCGGGGGAACCGAACCCGCAACGCCCAATGAGGAAGAACGAACGAACGGCGCTTCTCAACGGATTGATTACCAAACCAAGAGGGACAGCACCACCGTGGGGAGCGACAAAAACGGGGAGGGGCAcccgaagggggggagctgGGGCATGAGCAGCAGCGACGAACGGGGGGGCGGCAACGCGGACAGGGGTAGTGACATGGGCAGTGGAGACGGTCTAGGCGGTCTAGGCGGCCTAGGCGATCGAAACTCGTGGAAAACAGACACGCAGGAGAACGCACGAAAGGGAGAGACCAGCAAAGAACGGGCTCACACCAAAGGagacgacgaggaggacgatTACGATCACGAGTTTGTGCAACTAGTTAGAGACAACATAAAGGATTTAAAATACTACTCATTAGTAGAATCCATGGCGTATATTCTATACCAGTGCACGGACAAGTCGTATTACATCATAGCGTTTCTTCTCCCCGAATGTTACGACTTTTCCTACTACATGAACAGGAGAAGCTCAGATGAAGACATGATAagggatttaaaaaagataaacatTTACTACAAAGAGTTTAGCAGCATAAAGGACGTAATAAAGTTCTACTTGGAGcacttcataattttttcgagCTCAACTGGAGCTATCTCCTTCTTATACTCTGTAATTCTAACAAGGGGAATGAACAACATTATGAATGATATGGATGACGTGAACCACCCGTTGATTGGCATTTATGGCCACTGCTCGCAGGAGTTGGTTAATCTGCTTCTCACGGGGAGGGCCTGCTCCAATGTGTTTGATAATAATAGTATTATAAATACGTTCCCGCAGGTGGACGAGGATGTGAGCGGTGCTTTGCTGTTTGACGGGGGAGGCAGACGCGGTAGTAACAGTGGCAGCAGTTTGGGAGGCACCTTTGGGGGTATTTTCCCGGGAGGTACCACCATCCCCCCGTTTGCATCCCCCACCAGTGACGCAAGGCACAGCACGAAGAGCTGGAATGGTGGCGGTGGGATTGGCGGTAGTGGCGGGAGTGGCATCACCCCGCAGCTCTCCCCGGGGATGAACAAAAACAACATCATACTCAAGGGAATCAATAAGAGGCCGCTGATCGGCCTGCTGACCGATTTTGAAGCCTTCAAGTATTGCGAAGTGGGCAGTTTCTACAAGTACCCCATCTACCCCATATGGGTGATCAGCAGCTCCAACCACTACACCGTCTTGTTTTCCCTAAACATTAATAATTCAAAATGCACGAGCgaggaattatttttgacGAAACTAAACAAGGTGTGGAATAAATATGACaaggaaaataacaaataCATTTTGTCCCATTTCATTCCTCAGTTTATACAAGATTTAAATTTGAAggaggaatataaaaatatgtttgaTGGCTTTGTGAGTGACTTGGACATTTTGCTATACTCCGAGTTTAAGGCCTTTTATTTACAGCTAAAACAGAATGATATTAACAAGCTTAAGAATTCGGaccccccaaaggagaagTACTTCTACCTCTACGATGCTCAAGAAACGCCGGATAAATCCATCAactattttttgcttaaagAAGTGGACTATGATGTTACGCATGATAACCACTTGAAGTTTTTTAACACACGCTGGCCAAACAACACCGTCGAAATTTTGAACAATGTCAAGAGGCCCTCCAAGCATAAGTATGCCTGTTAG
- a CDS encoding microtubule-associated protein ytm1 homologue, putative (encoded by transcript PVX_114625A): protein MKKGGRKKKGARSNKLGKGKNDASEDEEVVESDSASEEPVDSDADSEEPVDSDGDSEEPVDSDGDSKEPADSDADSDADSLSDKEQASRAEKQIQIYFTSNVANEKYQMEDTIYTIPASFKRIDLSRMVKKLLDIKENVSFEFLINKQILRSSIEEFLQLNNILSENVIQIEYILSMTKKESTQIDKISEWISKLIIIEDKLYCSTFEGSVLCYDLSSFAKIDERKVADTSIFAFNVCKNDKLIDGEVRYSESAVGLSNGTIRAFLNEETDQKVVTRSELYLGNHDDMVKSIAFNRSGSLLISAGADNKINLYDNSEIVQKLKEGKSENNTSKRKLKHVLTPKKCIHKDVGIITALTFFDSNNRFLCTGLEKSIKIYDADTADLFATLPYGKAIMCSDIVNENLFVTADEQSVIKLFDVRCLEEKAVISLNEHKYFFHDKVVTSLGGNKNGVHFLSSSHDGFTNIYDVRLNKLPVYTIQTEDKSKVLASTWFYRESHNSVINADENNLTVHSF from the coding sequence atgaaaaaaggtggaagaaaaaaaaagggggcgcgCAGCAACAAACTgggcaaaggaaaaaatgacgcTTCTGAAGATGAGGAAGTCGTAGAAAGCGACTCCGCCAGTGAAGAACCAGTGGATAGTGATGCCGACAGCGAAGAACCAGTCGATAGTGATGGCGACAGCGAAGAACCAGTCGATAGTGATGGCGACAGTAAAGAACCAGCCGATAGTGATGCCGACAGTGATGCCGACAGTTTGTCGGACAAGGAGCAGGCGAGCCGAGCGGAAAAGCAAATACAGATATATTTCACATCGAACGTGGCTAATGAAAAGTACCAAATGGAAGACACGATTTACACCATTCCAGCTAGCTTCAAAAGAATCGACTTATCAAGAATGGTCAAAAAATTGCTCGATATAAAGGAAAACGTTTCCTTCgagtttttaataaataaacaaattttaagaTCATCCATAGAAGAATTCCTACAGCTTAATAATATCCTCTCGGAAAATGTGATACAGATAGAGTACATACTGTCGAtgacgaaaaaggaaagtacCCAAATTGACAAAATCTCAGAATGGATTTCCAAATTAATCATAATTGAAGATAAGCTATACTGTAGCACCTTCGAAGGAAGTGTCCTCTGTTATGATTTGTCAAGTTTCGCCAAAATTGATGAGCGAAAGGTAGCTGACACGTCCATATTCGCATTTAATGTGTgtaaaaatgacaaattaaTTGATGGAGAAGTAAGGTACAGCGAATCGGCTGTAGGACTATCCAATGGGACTATAAGggcatttttaaatgaagaaaCGGATCAGAAAGTAGTAACGAGGAGTGAACTGTATCTAGGCAACCACGACGATATGGTTAAATCCATCGCGTTCAATAGAAGCGGGTCCTTGCTTATCAGTGCAGGTGCagataacaaaataaacctCTATGATAATAGCGAAATTGTGCAGAAGTTAAAGGAAGGCAAGTCGGAAAATAACACGAGtaagagaaaattaaaacatgtGTTAACTCCGAAGAAGTGTATACATAAGGACGTGGGAATTATAACTGCCCTAACCTTTTTTGATAGCAATAACCGCTTTTTATGTACAGGCCTggaaaaaagtataaaaatttatgatgCAGATACGGCGGACCTATTTGCCACTCTTCCATATGGAAAAGCAATCATGTGCAGTGACATTGTGAATGAGAATCTGTTCGTAACTGCAGATGAACAATCCGTCATCAAACTGTTCGATGTCAGATGCTTAGAGGAAAAAGCAGTCATATCGCTAAATgagcataaatattttttccatgaTAAAGTGGTAACTTCCCttggggggaacaaaaatggagtccattttttatcctcCTCACATGATGGGTTTACGAATATATACGACGTGAGGCTGAACAAGTTGCCAGTGTACACGATTCAAACTGAAGACAAATCGAAGGTCCTGGCCAGCACCTGGTTCTACAGGGAAAGCCACAATTCTGTCATAAATGCGGACGAGAACAATTTGACGGTACatagtttttaa